The Synechococcales cyanobacterium CNB genome includes a window with the following:
- a CDS encoding GNAT family N-acetyltransferase: MSERVEKSGVVVGVAACKAVPVPDDLLVEAAGRLAAASRGQRMRAGRQFVEQAGRLGIDLRLMRAAVHGEGRHRAVGQVCLPVAGAGRTAMFFVSGPATQESDADRAERVAVVEAGVEAVRSLGEGVVRLCQALPEPREVWAIAAYEAAGFMRIGPLDYMRRPLHAAEGRGGVAPCLPSGLDCWPGGVEVRSCEQGERDEVFVARALEASYEGTMDCPELCGLRETTDVMASHRATGRWEPCMWWLVLREGEPVGCVLLNPCPEIGSVELVYLGLSPLVRGVGLADALLRAAISACATRGGELTCAVDRRNQPACRLYARHGFRRFAERIALVRAL; the protein is encoded by the coding sequence GTGAGCGAGCGGGTAGAGAAATCGGGTGTCGTCGTCGGGGTCGCCGCGTGCAAGGCGGTTCCGGTACCGGACGACCTGTTGGTTGAGGCAGCGGGTCGGCTCGCGGCTGCGTCTCGTGGGCAGCGGATGCGTGCCGGGCGGCAGTTCGTCGAGCAAGCTGGGCGACTGGGGATCGACCTGCGTCTGATGCGGGCCGCCGTGCATGGGGAGGGTCGGCACCGGGCGGTAGGGCAGGTCTGTCTGCCCGTGGCCGGGGCGGGGCGGACGGCAATGTTCTTCGTCTCCGGGCCAGCCACGCAGGAGTCCGATGCCGACCGGGCTGAGCGGGTCGCGGTGGTTGAAGCTGGGGTCGAGGCGGTGCGGTCGCTCGGCGAAGGGGTCGTTCGGCTGTGCCAGGCCCTGCCTGAACCACGGGAAGTCTGGGCCATTGCCGCGTACGAGGCGGCGGGGTTCATGCGGATAGGCCCGCTCGACTACATGAGGAGGCCGCTGCACGCTGCGGAGGGCCGTGGGGGAGTCGCGCCGTGCCTGCCGAGCGGGCTGGACTGCTGGCCGGGCGGCGTGGAGGTGCGTTCCTGCGAACAGGGCGAGCGGGACGAGGTGTTCGTCGCGCGCGCTCTGGAGGCGAGTTACGAGGGGACGATGGACTGCCCCGAGTTGTGCGGGCTGCGCGAGACGACGGACGTGATGGCGTCCCACCGCGCGACGGGACGGTGGGAGCCATGCATGTGGTGGCTCGTGCTGCGCGAGGGCGAACCAGTTGGGTGCGTGCTGCTCAACCCGTGCCCGGAGATCGGGAGTGTGGAGCTGGTGTACCTGGGGCTTTCGCCCTTGGTGCGCGGCGTCGGGCTTGCGGACGCGCTGCTGCGTGCGGCGATCTCCGCGTGCGCGACGCGGGGCGGGGAGTTGACCTGCGCGGTGGACAGGCGGAACCAGCCAGCGTGTCGGCTGTATGCGCGCCACGGGTTTCGTCGGTTCGCGGAACGCATCGCGCTCGTGCGTGCGCTGTGA
- a CDS encoding 50S ribosomal protein L27, with translation MAHKKGQGSTKNGRDSNPQYLGVKLYGGETAKPGSVIVRQRGTKFQPGFNVRRGTDDTLFSVAHGTVVFQGRRVHVDPSDPGAPRPVWLPRASSNN, from the coding sequence ATGGCACATAAGAAGGGTCAAGGCTCGACCAAGAACGGGCGCGACTCCAACCCCCAGTACCTCGGCGTCAAGCTCTACGGCGGTGAAACCGCCAAGCCCGGCTCGGTCATCGTCCGCCAGCGCGGCACGAAGTTCCAGCCCGGCTTCAACGTCCGCCGCGGCACCGACGATACGCTCTTCTCCGTTGCCCACGGCACGGTCGTCTTCCAGGGCCGCCGCGTCCACGTGGATCCTTCCGACCCGGGCGCACCCCGACCCGTCTGGCTCCCCAGGGCGTCGTCCAACAACTGA
- a CDS encoding 3-deoxy-8-phosphooctulonate synthase, with amino-acid sequence MARTCRVGGVEIGAGRRLAVIAGPCVLESFELGLRVGETVREACEGLGLGYVFKASFDKANRSSVSSARGPGLQAGLEALTRLRDRLGVPVTTDVHLPEQAEPAAQAVDLLQVPAFLCRQSDLLAAVGESAARHGRGVNVKKGQFLSPAEMLGPVRKLAAARCANVMLTERGTFFGYHRLVNDFIGVGDLIELPAEGGAPPVCFDVTHSTQLPGAGEQTGGRPERAPLLARAAAAAGVHALFLECHPEPAKGASDSATMLSLERVPELLRAAARVREAIEGGGSGASERKTALSRSRPVE; translated from the coding sequence ATGGCCAGGACGTGCCGCGTGGGCGGCGTGGAGATCGGGGCTGGGCGGCGGCTCGCGGTGATCGCGGGGCCGTGCGTGCTTGAGTCGTTCGAGTTGGGGCTGCGCGTGGGGGAGACGGTGCGCGAGGCTTGCGAGGGCCTCGGCCTCGGGTACGTTTTCAAGGCGTCGTTCGATAAGGCGAACCGTTCGAGCGTGTCGTCCGCGCGCGGGCCGGGGTTGCAGGCCGGGCTAGAGGCGCTGACACGGCTGCGCGATCGGCTCGGCGTGCCGGTGACAACGGACGTGCACCTGCCCGAGCAGGCCGAGCCCGCGGCGCAGGCGGTTGACCTGCTGCAGGTGCCGGCGTTCCTGTGCCGGCAGAGCGACCTGCTCGCGGCCGTGGGCGAGTCCGCGGCCCGGCACGGGCGGGGGGTGAACGTGAAGAAGGGGCAGTTCCTCTCGCCGGCCGAGATGCTCGGGCCGGTGCGGAAACTCGCGGCCGCACGATGCGCGAACGTGATGCTCACCGAGCGGGGCACGTTCTTCGGCTATCACCGGCTGGTGAACGACTTCATCGGCGTGGGCGACCTGATCGAACTGCCCGCGGAGGGGGGGGCGCCGCCCGTGTGCTTCGACGTGACACACTCGACGCAACTGCCCGGCGCGGGCGAGCAGACGGGCGGCCGCCCCGAGCGGGCGCCGCTGCTGGCGCGGGCCGCGGCGGCGGCCGGAGTTCATGCGCTGTTCCTGGAGTGCCACCCGGAGCCGGCGAAAGGGGCGAGCGACTCGGCGACGATGCTCTCGCTGGAGCGGGTGCCGGAACTCTTGCGCGCGGCGGCACGGGTGCGCGAGGCGATCGAGGGGGGGGGCAGCGGAGCGAGCGAAAGGAAAACCGCTCTCTCACGGTCGCGGCCCGTTGAGTAG
- a CDS encoding hydrolase, translating to MSYKYRRLDKNDAAVLLVDHQSGLCNIVHDWSTDEFRNNVLALGACAKYFRLPTVLTTSFEDGPNGPLMPELKEMFPDAPYIARPGNINAWDNEDFVRAVRATGKKQLVIAGVVTEVCVAFPALSAAEEGFEVFVVADASGTFNEVTRHAAWMRMQAAGVQMMTWFGVACELHRDWRNDVEGLARLFSNHLPAYRNLITSHSGRP from the coding sequence ATGTCATACAAGTACCGCCGTCTCGACAAGAACGATGCCGCCGTCCTTCTCGTGGACCATCAGTCCGGGCTGTGCAACATCGTGCACGACTGGTCCACGGACGAGTTCCGCAACAACGTGCTCGCGTTGGGTGCGTGCGCGAAGTATTTTCGCCTGCCGACCGTTCTGACGACCAGTTTCGAGGACGGTCCCAACGGGCCGCTCATGCCCGAACTCAAGGAGATGTTCCCGGATGCCCCGTACATTGCGCGCCCGGGCAACATCAACGCATGGGACAACGAGGACTTCGTGCGCGCCGTGCGCGCGACAGGGAAGAAGCAGCTGGTCATCGCGGGCGTGGTGACCGAGGTGTGTGTCGCGTTCCCAGCGCTCTCGGCGGCGGAAGAGGGGTTTGAGGTCTTCGTGGTGGCGGATGCCTCCGGCACGTTCAACGAGGTGACGCGACACGCCGCGTGGATGCGCATGCAGGCTGCGGGAGTGCAGATGATGACCTGGTTCGGAGTGGCGTGCGAGTTGCACCGCGACTGGCGCAACGACGTCGAGGGACTCGCCCGCCTCTTCTCGAACCACCTGCCTGCGTACCGGAATTTGATCACCAGCCATAGCGGACGCCCGTAG
- a CDS encoding pirin family protein, producing MHWVGDGFPVSSVISPHAVGSRLSPFVLMDYAPPVRFEPSDRPRGVDTHPHRGFETVTVVFQGELEHRDSAGNSGRIGPGDVQWMTAGAGVLHEEKHSREFTHRGGAFEVVQLWVNLPAKHKMTPPRYQELPASAIPSVQLPGDAGTARVIAGDFAGVRGPAATVTPVVLWDVRLRAGARAELPIPEGHNAAFFVRRGSVGVAGERDVSAGELALLSRAGAGAAVESADGADLLVLAGEPIDEPVVAYGPFVMNTAEEIQQAVADVRAGRFGRL from the coding sequence ATGCACTGGGTCGGCGATGGGTTCCCGGTCAGTTCCGTCATCTCGCCGCACGCCGTCGGCTCGCGGCTCAGCCCGTTCGTTCTCATGGACTACGCACCGCCCGTGCGCTTCGAGCCTTCCGACCGGCCGCGCGGCGTGGACACGCACCCCCACCGCGGGTTCGAGACTGTCACCGTCGTCTTCCAGGGCGAACTCGAACACCGTGACTCGGCCGGCAACAGCGGGCGCATCGGCCCCGGCGACGTCCAGTGGATGACGGCCGGCGCGGGCGTGCTGCACGAGGAGAAGCACTCGCGCGAGTTCACCCACCGCGGCGGCGCGTTTGAGGTCGTCCAACTCTGGGTGAACCTGCCCGCGAAACACAAGATGACCCCGCCGCGATACCAGGAACTGCCGGCGAGCGCAATCCCGAGCGTGCAACTGCCCGGCGACGCAGGCACGGCTCGCGTCATCGCCGGCGACTTCGCCGGCGTGCGCGGCCCGGCGGCGACGGTGACGCCCGTCGTCCTCTGGGACGTGCGATTGCGCGCCGGCGCGCGCGCGGAGTTGCCCATCCCCGAAGGCCACAACGCGGCCTTCTTCGTGCGGCGCGGATCGGTGGGCGTTGCGGGCGAGCGCGATGTGTCGGCGGGCGAACTCGCCCTGCTCTCACGGGCTGGCGCCGGCGCGGCAGTCGAATCGGCCGACGGCGCAGACCTGCTCGTCCTCGCCGGCGAGCCGATCGACGAGCCGGTCGTCGCCTACGGCCCGTTCGTGATGAACACGGCCGAAGAAATCCAGCAGGCCGTCGCCGACGTGCGGGCGGGAAGGTTCGGAAGGCTGTGA
- a CDS encoding 3-deoxy-D-manno-octulosonic acid transferase (catalyzes the transfer of 2-keto-3-deoxy-D-manno-octulosonic acid to lipid A): MRLTREGSRVRVPARPFTRRHARRPPLNALDLAYLLVAGATAPWWARKARGGWRERFARDLPPPRGDASRPRVLVHAVSVGEVNAVREFVPLLAERAEVVVAASTDTGIARARELFADRHLVVRYPLDASGAVRRFLDAVRPDAVALVELELWPNFVRECVGRGIPIGVVNGRLSDRSFRGYRRIRPFIGASFRALAFACVQDETYAERFRAMGTPPERVHVTGSMKFDSARVGEPEGAGALARELGIDRARPLIVAGSTGPGEEALLRSACERAFHGEHVQLLCAPRKPERFDEAAAALPGCVRRSQPGARTETPPRWYLLDTIGELRSAYALADLVVVGRSFFDLYGSDPLEPAALGKPVLIGQRVDDFRSVVETLDHAGAIVRTDRARVSADLAALLNDAERRAELGRRALACVEANRGASRRNAGLVAEAVGV; encoded by the coding sequence ATTCGCCTTACACGCGAAGGGTCCCGGGTTCGAGTCCCGGCCCGCCCATTCACCCGTCGCCACGCGCGGAGGCCGCCGCTGAACGCCCTCGACCTCGCCTATCTCCTCGTCGCCGGCGCGACCGCCCCGTGGTGGGCACGCAAAGCCAGGGGCGGCTGGCGCGAGCGCTTCGCCCGCGACCTCCCCCCCCCCCGCGGCGACGCCTCGCGCCCCCGCGTGCTCGTCCACGCCGTCTCCGTCGGCGAGGTCAACGCCGTCCGCGAGTTCGTCCCCCTGCTCGCCGAGCGGGCCGAGGTCGTGGTCGCGGCCTCGACCGACACGGGCATCGCCCGCGCCCGCGAACTCTTCGCCGACCGACACCTCGTGGTGCGATACCCGCTGGATGCCTCGGGCGCGGTGCGTCGCTTTCTCGACGCGGTGCGGCCGGACGCTGTCGCTCTCGTCGAGCTGGAACTCTGGCCGAACTTCGTGCGCGAGTGCGTCGGGCGCGGCATCCCCATCGGCGTCGTGAACGGGCGGCTGAGCGACCGCTCGTTCCGGGGCTACCGGCGCATCCGCCCGTTCATCGGCGCGAGTTTCCGCGCGCTCGCTTTCGCGTGTGTGCAGGACGAGACCTACGCGGAGCGTTTCCGCGCGATGGGCACGCCACCGGAGCGCGTGCACGTCACCGGCTCGATGAAGTTCGACTCGGCCCGCGTCGGCGAGCCGGAAGGAGCGGGCGCCCTCGCGCGCGAGCTGGGCATCGACCGCGCTCGCCCGCTCATCGTCGCGGGCAGCACCGGACCCGGGGAGGAAGCCCTGCTCCGCTCGGCGTGCGAGCGAGCGTTCCACGGGGAACACGTCCAACTCCTGTGCGCGCCGCGCAAGCCGGAACGCTTCGACGAGGCCGCGGCCGCGCTGCCGGGATGCGTGCGCCGTTCGCAGCCCGGCGCGCGCACGGAGACGCCCCCGCGCTGGTATCTCCTCGACACCATCGGCGAACTCCGCTCGGCCTACGCGCTGGCCGACCTCGTCGTCGTCGGTCGCTCGTTCTTCGACCTGTACGGCTCGGACCCGCTCGAACCGGCCGCGCTCGGCAAGCCCGTGCTGATCGGCCAGCGCGTGGACGACTTCCGCTCCGTGGTCGAGACGCTCGACCATGCCGGGGCCATTGTGCGCACCGACCGCGCCCGGGTCAGCGCGGACCTGGCCGCCCTTCTCAACGACGCGGAGCGTCGGGCCGAACTGGGCCGCCGCGCCCTCGCCTGCGTCGAAGCCAACCGCGGGGCGAGCCGACGGAACGCCGGGTTGGTCGCGGAGGCGGTCGGGGTCTAG
- a CDS encoding DEAD/DEAH box helicase, with amino-acid sequence MLIVHGVWAGGSVRLWAESARLWPLRAAASDSAHPFAAAADELARLLPAASPEPLRVLLPSLDSMPEPSPRLAHAVGHESEESGFGLRAFEVAALRLPADRVEDVLERLAAREAGEGLVPGESVEWFAATVRFARHLRAQERFVPMLLQDSNGALRASWSPWLADEQASSRAVALARAMPPAARCAEAEQHLGAWGVLEALLGSLTDAACRRTLVRESMAETLDGTDRGDPQAAWLDGLLGESSAVAVAVTVRAEVVRRVRTWVGALDERGTVGEWRLCLRLEEPMESSLLDDMRAPPESVEWRLGFALRSAEDERISIEAEDVWLLPTESVTVEGRRVDGVRELLLGELGRASRLYRPIERALEDSEPVELRLTTSQAYQFLREVAPILREQGFGVVAPDWWESPAMRLGARMRLTGGQPRNGDRASPSPAGPAALGLGALVHYEWEISVGDRTLSLHEFERLARERSPLLRVGGRWVEVRPEDVEAAIRFIRENPGGETSLGDALRLAYASDTRRTGLNIVGLEAEGWLGALLGGESERRTLPTLTTPETFHGVLRPYQQRGLAWLSFMESHGFGICLADDMGLGKTIQLLALLAHEREVSRPKEERGEAAETPASPEAAEPIGPTLLVVPMSVVGNWVREARRFCPSLRVLLHHGLDRLTGAALHEKALASDVVVTTYALAHRDREQLECIGWRRVVLDEAQYVKNPQSKQAQAVRAFESPRRAALTGTPVENRLSELWSIMDFLNPGYLGGASSFRRQFGVPIERYHDHARGEKLRSLIRPFVLRRLKTDPSIIADLPDKLESREFSHLTREQAEMYRECVARMMGEVERAEGIHRRGLVLAALVKLKQICNHPAQALKDHDFAGAAPPDPSRSGKCVRLLEMLDETLAAGDRSLVFTQFRQMGHLLALMLRHELDRDVLFLHGGTTQKQREAMIEQFHEPGGRHPIMILSLKAGGVGLNLTAATHVFHFDRWWNPAVEQQATDRAFRIGQTRTVQVHKFVVRGTLEERIDEMIEAKTELAERIVGSGERWLTELSTDDLRGILTLRDEAVGVDE; translated from the coding sequence ATGTTGATCGTTCATGGAGTGTGGGCGGGTGGTTCGGTTCGGCTGTGGGCGGAGTCGGCCCGGCTGTGGCCGCTCAGAGCCGCGGCATCGGACTCGGCCCATCCGTTCGCTGCTGCTGCCGATGAACTCGCCCGCCTGCTCCCCGCCGCGTCGCCCGAGCCGCTGCGGGTCCTGCTGCCCTCCCTCGACAGCATGCCCGAACCCAGCCCGCGCCTGGCGCACGCGGTCGGGCATGAGAGCGAGGAATCGGGCTTCGGGTTGCGGGCGTTCGAAGTGGCCGCACTGCGCCTGCCAGCCGATCGTGTCGAGGACGTGCTGGAACGGCTTGCCGCGCGCGAGGCGGGGGAGGGGCTGGTCCCCGGCGAATCGGTCGAGTGGTTCGCGGCGACGGTTCGCTTTGCGCGCCACTTGCGCGCCCAGGAGCGTTTCGTCCCGATGTTGCTCCAAGACTCGAACGGCGCGTTGCGGGCGTCATGGTCGCCCTGGCTGGCTGACGAGCAGGCGTCGTCGCGTGCTGTTGCGCTCGCCCGCGCCATGCCGCCCGCGGCACGGTGCGCCGAGGCGGAGCAGCACCTGGGCGCGTGGGGCGTGCTCGAGGCCCTGCTCGGTTCGCTGACCGACGCGGCCTGTCGGCGGACCCTGGTGCGCGAATCCATGGCCGAGACGCTCGACGGGACCGACCGCGGCGACCCTCAGGCCGCCTGGCTCGACGGCCTGCTCGGAGAGTCATCCGCCGTCGCGGTCGCCGTCACGGTTCGGGCGGAGGTCGTGCGCCGCGTGCGGACGTGGGTCGGCGCTCTCGACGAGCGCGGCACGGTCGGCGAGTGGCGGCTCTGCCTGCGCCTCGAAGAACCGATGGAGAGCTCACTCCTCGACGACATGCGCGCCCCGCCGGAGAGCGTCGAGTGGAGGCTGGGCTTCGCGCTCCGATCGGCCGAGGACGAGCGCATCTCGATCGAGGCGGAGGACGTCTGGCTGCTGCCCACCGAGTCGGTCACGGTGGAAGGCCGACGCGTGGACGGTGTGCGCGAGCTGCTGCTGGGCGAACTCGGGCGGGCCTCGCGGCTCTACCGCCCCATCGAACGCGCCCTCGAGGACAGTGAACCAGTTGAACTGCGCCTCACGACCTCGCAGGCGTACCAGTTCCTGCGCGAGGTCGCGCCGATCCTCCGTGAACAGGGCTTCGGCGTCGTCGCCCCGGACTGGTGGGAGTCCCCTGCGATGCGCCTGGGTGCACGGATGCGCCTCACCGGCGGCCAGCCGCGCAACGGTGACCGGGCATCGCCCTCTCCGGCGGGTCCGGCCGCGCTCGGGCTGGGCGCGCTCGTGCACTACGAGTGGGAGATATCCGTCGGCGACCGCACGCTCTCGCTGCACGAGTTCGAACGCCTGGCTCGCGAGCGGTCCCCGCTGCTGCGCGTCGGCGGCCGCTGGGTCGAGGTTCGCCCGGAGGACGTCGAGGCCGCCATCCGTTTCATCCGCGAGAATCCCGGCGGCGAAACGTCGCTCGGCGATGCCCTCCGCCTCGCCTACGCCTCGGACACGCGCCGCACGGGGCTGAACATCGTCGGGCTGGAAGCCGAGGGCTGGCTCGGCGCGCTCCTCGGCGGCGAGAGCGAGCGGCGCACGCTGCCGACCCTCACGACGCCGGAAACTTTCCACGGCGTGCTGCGCCCCTACCAGCAGCGCGGCCTGGCATGGCTCTCGTTCATGGAGTCGCACGGGTTCGGCATCTGCCTTGCCGACGACATGGGCCTGGGCAAGACCATCCAGTTGCTCGCGCTGTTGGCGCACGAGAGGGAAGTGAGCAGGCCGAAGGAAGAAAGGGGAGAGGCCGCCGAGACGCCCGCGTCGCCAGAAGCGGCCGAGCCGATCGGACCGACGCTGCTCGTGGTTCCCATGTCCGTCGTCGGCAACTGGGTCCGCGAGGCGCGCCGGTTCTGCCCCTCGCTGCGCGTGCTGCTGCACCACGGCCTCGACCGCCTGACCGGCGCGGCCCTGCACGAGAAGGCCCTTGCGAGCGACGTCGTGGTGACGACGTACGCGCTCGCGCACCGCGACCGCGAGCAACTCGAGTGCATCGGGTGGCGCCGCGTCGTGCTGGACGAGGCGCAGTACGTGAAGAACCCGCAGTCCAAGCAGGCGCAGGCCGTGCGGGCCTTCGAGTCGCCGCGACGGGCCGCCCTCACCGGCACGCCGGTCGAGAACCGGCTCAGCGAACTGTGGTCGATCATGGACTTCCTCAACCCCGGCTACCTTGGCGGCGCATCCTCGTTCCGTCGGCAGTTCGGCGTCCCCATCGAGCGATACCACGACCACGCCCGCGGCGAGAAGCTCCGCTCGCTGATCCGTCCGTTTGTTCTTCGCCGGCTGAAGACCGATCCCTCGATCATCGCCGACCTGCCCGACAAGCTCGAAAGCCGCGAGTTCAGCCATCTCACCCGCGAGCAGGCCGAGATGTACCGCGAGTGCGTCGCGCGCATGATGGGCGAGGTCGAGCGTGCCGAGGGCATCCACCGCCGCGGCCTCGTGCTCGCCGCGCTCGTCAAGCTCAAGCAGATCTGCAACCACCCCGCGCAGGCCCTCAAGGACCACGACTTCGCGGGGGCCGCGCCGCCCGACCCGTCGCGCTCGGGCAAGTGCGTGCGCCTGCTCGAAATGCTCGACGAGACGCTCGCCGCCGGCGACCGGTCGCTCGTCTTCACGCAGTTCCGCCAGATGGGGCACCTGCTCGCGCTCATGCTCCGGCACGAGCTCGACCGCGACGTTCTCTTCCTGCACGGCGGGACCACGCAGAAGCAGCGCGAGGCGATGATCGAGCAGTTCCACGAGCCGGGCGGGCGGCACCCGATCATGATCCTCAGCCTCAAGGCCGGGGGCGTCGGCCTCAACCTGACCGCCGCCACCCACGTCTTCCACTTCGACCGCTGGTGGAACCCGGCCGTCGAGCAGCAGGCCACCGACCGCGCCTTCCGGATCGGCCAGACCCGCACCGTGCAGGTCCACAAGTTCGTCGTGCGCGGCACGCTCGAAGAGCGCATCGACGAGATGATCGAGGCCAAGACCGAGCTCGCGGAGCGCATCGTCGGCTCGGGCGAACGCTGGCTCACCGAGCTTTCGACGGACGACCTGCGCGGCATTCTTACGCTGCGCGACGAGGCCGTGGGAGTGGACGAATGA
- a CDS encoding deoxyhypusine synthase, with protein MIAKTWTKADLLSRPVEHVDVTAFDARPVIDAYRSMAFSARTLAQAADVYDRMLADTGCAVILTLAGSLVSAGLKKAIITLVRHNMVDAIVSTGANVVDQDFFEGLGCRHYIAPGSPEAPPVDDRTLRDLMIDRIYDTYIDEDELRACDDATRRIFDSLEPGAYSSRELVDAMGAYLARHHRDNESFVLECHRKRVPVFCPAFSDCSAGFGIVLHQTERAAAGRPMVTFDSGRDFRELTDIKLAAGDTGLLMLGGGVPKNFAQDIVVAAELLDEARGGSARGGIAMHKYAVQITVADSRDGALSGSTLREACSWGKVDVVHEQMVYGEISSLFPLLASDAFHRGSWKKRTARKFADMFAGVQSAR; from the coding sequence ATGATCGCCAAGACCTGGACCAAGGCCGACCTGCTCTCCCGACCCGTCGAGCACGTGGACGTCACCGCGTTCGACGCCCGGCCCGTGATCGACGCCTACCGCTCGATGGCGTTCTCCGCGCGCACGCTCGCGCAGGCCGCCGACGTCTACGACCGCATGCTGGCGGACACGGGCTGTGCCGTCATCCTCACCCTGGCCGGATCGCTCGTCTCGGCCGGGCTGAAGAAGGCGATCATCACGCTCGTCCGGCACAACATGGTGGACGCGATCGTCTCCACCGGGGCGAACGTCGTCGATCAGGACTTCTTCGAGGGCCTCGGCTGCCGGCACTACATCGCGCCCGGCTCGCCCGAGGCCCCGCCGGTGGACGACCGCACGCTCCGCGACCTGATGATCGACCGCATCTACGACACCTACATCGACGAGGACGAACTCCGTGCCTGCGACGACGCGACGCGGCGCATCTTCGACTCGCTCGAGCCGGGGGCGTACTCCAGCCGAGAACTGGTCGACGCGATGGGGGCGTACCTCGCCCGGCATCACCGCGACAATGAGTCGTTCGTGCTCGAGTGCCACCGCAAGCGTGTGCCGGTCTTCTGCCCGGCTTTCAGCGACTGCTCTGCCGGGTTCGGCATCGTCCTGCACCAGACCGAGCGCGCCGCGGCGGGCCGCCCGATGGTCACGTTCGACTCGGGCCGCGACTTCCGCGAACTCACGGACATCAAGCTGGCCGCGGGCGACACCGGGCTGCTCATGCTCGGCGGCGGCGTGCCCAAAAACTTCGCGCAGGACATCGTCGTCGCCGCGGAGCTGCTCGACGAGGCCCGGGGCGGCTCGGCCCGCGGCGGCATCGCCATGCACAAGTACGCCGTGCAGATCACCGTCGCCGACTCCCGCGACGGCGCGCTCTCCGGCTCCACGCTCCGCGAGGCCTGCTCGTGGGGCAAGGTGGACGTCGTCCACGAGCAGATGGTCTACGGCGAAATCTCCTCGCTCTTCCCGCTCCTCGCCAGCGACGCCTTCCACCGCGGCTCGTGGAAGAAGCGCACCGCCCGAAAGTTCGCCGACATGTTCGCGGGCGTTCAGTCCGCTCGCTGA